From the Alkalibacter rhizosphaerae genome, one window contains:
- a CDS encoding HD-GYP domain-containing protein, whose product MAPLNKQTKIFLTAVVFIALALSVFLFMKYPIRWQFDFFGFIIFTVIAESLVIFTPNRGGVTLGFGLILPVGIIFGPSSAIICAAIGNLLAVYKMNGEYKHLLSIEAFKTIANTSNYVISAGLSSYFYTLINRGIGIQSVYNSMLLMLLSAMVFIVTNIFITGNFIIKLTDHDAKEVWKENFSGLIPNVLGVSAISIIIALAYLNFGIESIIVLFFPYLLIRYSFQLVFDMREAYLNTIKALSSALEEKDPYTKGHSERVEKYSALLAKELGLNIDMQQLQYAAIFHDIGKIGIYDTILNKPGKLTEEEFEMIKQHPVKGMNILGNVGFLKKATEIIGAHHEYLDGSGYPKGLKSFEIPIEAKIITVVDIYDAVTTDRPYRKALSEEEAIDILRKEAGTRLDPLLVDAFIKLHREGRLIK is encoded by the coding sequence ATGGCGCCCTTAAATAAGCAAACAAAGATTTTTTTGACAGCAGTGGTTTTTATTGCATTGGCACTGTCCGTATTTTTATTCATGAAATACCCCATACGATGGCAATTTGATTTTTTCGGGTTTATTATTTTTACGGTAATTGCGGAGTCATTGGTTATATTCACTCCCAATCGAGGGGGCGTAACACTGGGTTTCGGATTGATCCTCCCGGTTGGTATCATATTTGGACCATCCAGCGCCATCATTTGTGCAGCCATTGGGAATTTGTTGGCAGTTTACAAAATGAATGGGGAATATAAGCATCTTTTAAGCATTGAAGCTTTTAAGACGATTGCCAACACGTCAAACTATGTGATCAGTGCCGGACTAAGTTCGTATTTTTATACTTTGATCAATCGGGGCATTGGGATCCAAAGTGTTTACAATTCCATGTTGCTCATGCTGCTATCGGCAATGGTTTTTATTGTTACGAATATATTTATCACAGGAAATTTCATCATAAAATTAACGGATCACGATGCAAAAGAGGTTTGGAAAGAAAATTTTAGTGGCTTGATCCCCAATGTATTGGGAGTCAGCGCCATCAGCATCATCATTGCATTGGCCTATTTGAATTTCGGCATTGAGTCCATCATCGTTTTATTTTTTCCCTATCTTTTGATCCGCTATTCCTTCCAGTTGGTTTTCGACATGCGGGAAGCATACTTGAATACCATCAAAGCACTATCTTCCGCACTGGAAGAAAAGGACCCTTATACGAAAGGCCACTCGGAGCGAGTGGAAAAATACAGCGCATTGCTGGCCAAGGAACTAGGCCTCAACATTGACATGCAACAACTTCAATATGCAGCCATTTTCCATGACATCGGAAAAATAGGCATATACGATACGATCTTAAACAAGCCGGGGAAGTTGACGGAAGAGGAATTTGAAATGATCAAGCAACATCCGGTAAAGGGAATGAATATTCTGGGTAATGTGGGTTTCTTGAAGAAAGCAACGGAGATCATCGGCGCCCATCATGAATATCTGGATGGCAGTGGCTATCCCAAAGGATTGAAATCCTTTGAAATACCCATAGAAGCAAAGATCATCACGGTGGTCGACATCTATGACGCCGTCACCACCGATCGGCCTTATCGAAAAGCATTGTCGGAAGAAGAGGCCATCGATATATTACGCAAAGAAGCCGGTACGCGGCTGGATCCACTGCTGGTGGATGCGTTCATCAAACTTCATCGTGAAGGCAGGTTGATCAAATGA
- a CDS encoding DUF5317 domain-containing protein: MIAILMLIAIIIGYIRKGKLRNLSNITIKLVPLLILAFLLQGSIYLAYVYDIAVIQDFDILIHFVSYILLFAALMSNFDNKWFVVMTLGMIMNFLVIFLNGGRMPVSVDAAEAIGLGEGLELLFARRAGTHQPLTEGMLLWYLADIIPIPFPSVASFFNNIYSIGDFFIYGGVMGVIQSAMVRDGSDQEVAENLDVLLEEELMTDKAAAALFDDEVNEEEVVRLRELRKRREEETRRIFRSEAEEYFDEKPSAPSMDEDETIAIPLEMMHKQEDQDSTTKVEVEEIESNILPSTPEEVVEPASVPDLSLESKPEIEGKKEEVSEPDWKLYTQDFANASLIGSSQLEDQIVKGENYSEEDLRQYRKYYTKPLHERMVIDLESDGYDWREKPAEPKEEAPPVEDHQEEPKPQETTSSDLPIDTTHPFVIVDGRIVENTHYKKAHGPVQAEATNGPVAWEAVSKPREKTQEHIPTFTEMAEESIEEPPIEPVVEPEKTDLEELPDETLDERSDPGPVEEPVNGWSSPEEEEELAPSGNILQKLHDEDRINLMKKMKERKEKGYSLVQVKVGEKTITFWKKDL; the protein is encoded by the coding sequence ATGATTGCTATACTGATGCTGATCGCCATCATCATCGGGTACATCCGAAAAGGAAAATTGCGAAACCTATCCAACATCACCATCAAATTGGTGCCACTACTCATCCTTGCATTTTTATTGCAGGGGTCCATCTATTTGGCATATGTTTACGATATTGCCGTTATTCAGGACTTCGACATCCTGATCCATTTTGTCAGCTATATCCTGCTTTTTGCAGCGTTGATGAGCAATTTTGACAACAAGTGGTTTGTGGTGATGACATTGGGCATGATCATGAATTTCCTGGTCATCTTCCTCAATGGAGGCCGAATGCCAGTGTCCGTGGATGCGGCGGAGGCCATTGGACTGGGAGAAGGATTGGAACTTCTTTTTGCCAGAAGGGCCGGTACCCACCAGCCATTGACAGAAGGCATGCTCTTGTGGTATTTGGCCGACATCATACCGATCCCATTTCCATCGGTGGCATCTTTTTTCAACAATATCTACAGCATTGGTGATTTTTTCATTTACGGGGGGGTCATGGGTGTTATTCAAAGCGCCATGGTCAGAGATGGTTCCGATCAAGAAGTGGCGGAAAACTTGGATGTACTGCTGGAAGAAGAACTCATGACGGACAAGGCTGCCGCAGCACTCTTTGATGACGAAGTGAACGAAGAGGAAGTAGTGCGGCTGCGTGAATTGAGAAAACGAAGAGAAGAAGAGACCCGCCGGATCTTTCGAAGTGAAGCAGAGGAATATTTCGATGAAAAACCTTCTGCACCATCCATGGATGAAGATGAAACTATTGCTATTCCTTTGGAGATGATGCACAAACAGGAAGACCAGGATAGCACGACCAAGGTCGAAGTCGAGGAAATAGAATCGAATATTCTACCATCGACGCCGGAAGAAGTAGTGGAGCCGGCAAGTGTCCCCGATCTCTCCCTTGAATCAAAACCTGAAATTGAAGGGAAAAAGGAAGAAGTCTCGGAACCGGATTGGAAGCTCTATACCCAAGATTTTGCAAATGCTTCATTGATCGGTTCTTCCCAACTGGAAGACCAGATCGTCAAAGGCGAAAACTATTCAGAAGAGGATCTACGCCAATATCGAAAATATTACACCAAGCCTCTTCACGAACGGATGGTCATTGATCTGGAGTCTGACGGGTACGATTGGAGGGAAAAACCAGCAGAACCAAAAGAAGAGGCACCTCCAGTTGAAGATCATCAAGAAGAACCGAAGCCCCAGGAAACGACAAGCAGTGATCTGCCCATCGATACCACCCATCCTTTTGTCATCGTCGATGGACGGATCGTGGAGAACACACACTACAAAAAGGCACATGGACCGGTTCAAGCAGAGGCAACCAACGGACCGGTGGCCTGGGAAGCCGTCAGCAAGCCCAGAGAGAAAACCCAGGAGCACATACCAACCTTTACGGAAATGGCGGAAGAATCAATAGAGGAACCACCTATAGAGCCGGTTGTGGAACCGGAGAAAACCGATTTGGAAGAATTGCCGGATGAAACCTTGGACGAAAGATCCGATCCAGGGCCGGTGGAAGAACCAGTCAACGGTTGGTCTTCGCCGGAGGAGGAAGAGGAACTGGCTCCTTCTGGAAACATTCTGCAGAAGTTGCATGATGAAGACCGGATCAATCTCATGAAGAAGATGAAAGAACGAAAAGAAAAAGGATACAGCCTGGTACAGGTAAAAGTGGGGGAGAAAACCATAACCTTTTGGAAAAAAGACTTGTGA
- the secA gene encoding preprotein translocase subunit SecA, protein MSLLKKIFGDLDDKEIKKMMKTVEKIEGLEPEMEKLTDEQLRGKTVEFKNRLANGETEDDLLLEAFAVVREAAWRSIGLKHFPVQLLGGIVLHQGRIAEMKTGEGKTLVATLPAYLNALSGKGVHVVTVNDYLATRDSENMGRVYSFLGLNVGLVVHGLDFQQKQEAYNADITYGTNNEYGFDYLRDNMVIRMEQRVQRPLHYAIIDEVDSILIDEARTPLIISGSGDKSTQLYTLVNHFVRRLKAEEDFTIDEKANSVVLTDEGGIPKAEKTFGIENLADMENMEISHHINQALRANFLMKRDKDYVVNNGQVIIVDEFTGRLMPGRRYSNGLHQAIEAKENVKVERESKTLATITFQNYFRMYEKLSGMTGTAKTEEEEFKSIYNMDVLCIPTNMPMIREDLVDAVYKTEMGKFNAIVEEIRRRYETGQPVLVGTISIEKSEMLSKMLKKAGVPHQVLNAKYHEKEAEIISMAGQKDTVTISTNMAGRGTDIVLGEGVKALGGLHILGTERHESRRIDNQLRGRSGRQGDEGSSQFFISLEDELMRLFGSDRIIGLVDNLGLPDDMPIENKMLSKGIENAQKKVEGRNFDIRKHVLQYDNVMNKQREIIYAQRRTVLEGEDIHDQILKMVEGLIQESLTLYTGFSEHPEEWDLTGLTEHAKLLFSDKFQPTPEEMQVDRESLAQLLYQEALKLLQEKEEEVGKERFRDLERVVLLRVVDRRWMDHIDDMDQLRQGIGLRAYGQVDPVVAYTNEGFDMFEEMNHAIREDTVKYLYNLEVRKEPVVQPTNVLENTVTNKEDTSVKKEPVVKKDKPGRNDPCPCGSGKKYKKCCGKNE, encoded by the coding sequence ATGTCGTTGCTCAAAAAGATATTTGGAGATCTAGACGATAAAGAAATAAAAAAAATGATGAAAACCGTGGAAAAAATCGAAGGGCTGGAACCGGAAATGGAAAAGCTCACCGATGAACAGCTCCGGGGAAAAACCGTGGAGTTCAAAAACCGACTGGCAAACGGAGAAACGGAAGACGATCTGCTATTGGAAGCTTTTGCCGTTGTTCGAGAGGCCGCCTGGCGGTCCATCGGACTGAAGCACTTTCCCGTCCAACTGTTGGGGGGCATCGTCCTTCATCAGGGCCGGATCGCAGAGATGAAGACTGGTGAGGGGAAAACCCTTGTGGCTACTTTGCCTGCCTATTTGAATGCCTTGAGTGGAAAAGGTGTCCACGTGGTCACTGTCAATGACTACCTGGCTACCAGGGACAGTGAGAACATGGGAAGGGTCTACAGCTTTCTCGGATTGAATGTCGGATTGGTAGTTCATGGTCTGGATTTCCAGCAAAAGCAGGAAGCCTACAACGCAGACATCACTTACGGAACCAACAACGAATACGGATTTGATTATTTGAGGGACAACATGGTCATTCGCATGGAGCAGCGGGTGCAACGACCCTTGCATTACGCCATCATCGATGAAGTGGACAGCATCCTCATCGACGAGGCGAGAACGCCGTTGATCATTTCCGGCAGCGGAGATAAAAGTACCCAGCTTTATACCCTGGTCAATCACTTTGTCCGTCGCTTGAAGGCGGAAGAGGATTTTACCATCGATGAAAAAGCCAATTCCGTGGTCCTCACCGACGAAGGCGGCATCCCCAAAGCGGAAAAAACCTTCGGCATCGAAAATCTGGCGGACATGGAAAACATGGAAATTTCCCACCATATCAATCAGGCACTCCGCGCCAACTTCCTGATGAAGCGGGACAAGGATTATGTGGTCAACAACGGCCAGGTCATCATCGTCGATGAATTCACCGGCAGGCTTATGCCCGGACGACGCTACAGCAACGGGTTGCACCAAGCTATTGAAGCCAAGGAAAATGTCAAGGTGGAGCGGGAGTCCAAGACCCTCGCCACCATCACCTTCCAAAACTACTTCCGAATGTATGAGAAACTGTCCGGTATGACCGGTACGGCAAAAACCGAGGAAGAGGAATTCAAATCCATCTACAATATGGATGTGCTTTGCATCCCCACCAACATGCCCATGATCCGGGAAGATCTTGTGGATGCCGTATACAAAACGGAAATGGGGAAATTCAACGCCATTGTGGAAGAGATCCGGCGACGCTATGAAACGGGCCAACCGGTTCTGGTGGGGACCATCTCCATTGAAAAATCTGAAATGCTCAGCAAAATGCTGAAAAAAGCGGGAGTGCCCCATCAGGTACTCAATGCTAAATACCATGAAAAAGAAGCGGAGATCATCTCCATGGCCGGTCAGAAAGACACGGTCACCATTTCCACCAACATGGCCGGTCGTGGAACGGACATCGTATTGGGAGAAGGAGTAAAAGCTCTGGGTGGTCTTCATATTTTGGGAACGGAGCGTCACGAGTCCAGACGGATCGACAACCAGCTTCGAGGCCGGTCCGGTCGTCAGGGCGATGAAGGATCGTCCCAGTTTTTCATTTCCCTGGAAGACGAACTGATGCGTCTGTTTGGTTCAGACCGGATCATCGGACTGGTGGACAATCTCGGATTGCCGGACGACATGCCCATCGAAAACAAGATGCTCAGCAAAGGTATCGAAAACGCCCAGAAGAAAGTGGAAGGACGAAACTTCGATATCCGAAAACACGTCTTGCAGTATGACAACGTCATGAACAAGCAGCGGGAGATCATCTACGCACAACGCAGGACCGTGTTGGAAGGGGAAGACATCCACGACCAGATCCTCAAGATGGTGGAGGGATTGATCCAGGAATCCCTGACCCTCTACACCGGATTCAGCGAACATCCGGAGGAATGGGACCTGACCGGGCTGACAGAACACGCCAAGCTCTTGTTCTCCGACAAGTTCCAGCCAACACCGGAAGAAATGCAGGTGGACCGGGAGAGCCTGGCCCAGCTCCTTTACCAAGAAGCTTTGAAGCTACTTCAGGAAAAAGAGGAGGAAGTGGGCAAGGAGCGTTTCCGGGATCTGGAACGGGTCGTCTTGCTTCGAGTCGTGGACCGGCGCTGGATGGATCACATCGACGACATGGACCAGTTGCGTCAGGGGATCGGACTTCGTGCCTATGGCCAGGTGGATCCTGTAGTGGCCTACACCAACGAAGGCTTTGACATGTTTGAAGAAATGAATCACGCCATTCGTGAAGATACGGTCAAATACCTGTACAATCTGGAAGTACGAAAAGAACCGGTGGTCCAACCCACCAACGTGCTGGAAAACACGGTGACCAACAAGGAAGATACTTCCGTGAAAAAGGAACCGGTGGTGAAGAAAGACAAACCGGGGAGAAACGATCCCTGTCCTTGCGGGAGCGGGAAAAAATACAAGAAATGCTGCGGGAAAAATGAATAA
- the prfB gene encoding peptide chain release factor 2 (programmed frameshift), whose amino-acid sequence MLELQEYVKQLKTIEEGLKEIGDSLDLANLEEQAEKYNKEINKEDFWNDQEKAQSVLKKLNGMKNKIQRHQEFLERLENAQALTEMLEEETDEELARELIQTVREMNKDLDSYNLEVMLSGEYDGNSAVLSLHPGAGGTESQDWASMLLRMYTRWAEKNNYKVKILDLQPGDEAGIKSATLAIEGANAYGYLKSEKGVHRLVRISPFDSSGRRHTSFASVDIAPEIDDDVEIDINADDLRIDTYRSSGAGGQHVNTTDSAIRITHIPTGVVVQCQNERSQHKNKDMAMKMLYGKLLELRLLENKEKIDDIQGEYGQIAWGNQIRSYVFHPYNMVKDHRTNAEVGNIQSVMDGDIDLFINEYLKSLSKGGEAVGK is encoded by the exons ATGTTGGAATTGCAGGAATACGTCAAGCAGTTGAAAACAATAGAAGAGGGACTGAAAGAAATCGGGGATTCCCTT GACTTGGCCAATCTGGAAGAACAAGCGGAAAAGTACAACAAGGAAATAAACAAGGAAGACTTTTGGAACGACCAGGAAAAGGCCCAAAGCGTGTTGAAAAAACTCAATGGGATGAAAAACAAGATCCAGCGACACCAGGAATTTTTGGAGCGGCTGGAAAATGCCCAGGCGTTGACGGAAATGCTGGAAGAAGAAACGGACGAGGAGTTGGCCAGAGAGCTGATCCAAACGGTCCGTGAAATGAACAAGGACCTGGATTCCTATAACCTGGAAGTCATGCTCAGTGGAGAATACGACGGAAACAGTGCCGTATTGAGTCTCCATCCCGGAGCCGGCGGTACAGAGTCTCAGGATTGGGCGTCCATGCTTCTGCGGATGTATACCCGTTGGGCGGAGAAGAACAATTACAAAGTGAAGATCCTGGATCTTCAACCTGGAGACGAAGCCGGCATCAAAAGTGCCACCTTGGCCATTGAAGGGGCCAATGCCTATGGATATCTGAAGAGTGAAAAAGGGGTCCATCGCCTTGTTCGGATCTCCCCCTTCGATTCCTCGGGAAGACGGCATACCTCCTTTGCTTCCGTGGATATAGCCCCGGAGATCGACGACGATGTGGAGATCGACATCAACGCCGACGATCTGCGCATCGACACCTATCGCTCCAGTGGAGCGGGAGGACAGCATGTCAATACCACGGACTCCGCCATACGGATCACCCACATTCCAACGGGAGTGGTGGTCCAGTGCCAAAACGAACGGAGCCAGCACAAAAACAAGGATATGGCCATGAAAATGCTGTATGGCAAGCTGTTGGAATTAAGATTGTTGGAGAATAAGGAAAAGATCGATGACATCCAAGGGGAATACGGGCAGATCGCCTGGGGAAACCAGATCCGATCTTATGTCTTCCATCCATACAACATGGTCAAGGACCATCGGACCAATGCGGAGGTGGGAAACATCCAAAGCGTCATGGATGGAGACATCGACCTTTTCATCAACGAGTATTTGAAAAGCCTCTCGAAGGGAGGAGAAGCCGTTGGCAAGTGA
- a CDS encoding gamma-glutamyl-gamma-aminobutyrate hydrolase family protein — protein sequence MASDVKPIIGMVTCFQGVFKTGDANFLRQTYTTKIGQAGGIPFLLPARPMNKEDITPILSRLDGLLLTGGVDIHPKLYGEEPKRNLNYVDVVRDEFEAALLERALELDMPVFGICRGMQLLNVVMGGTLYQHLDEEVEEHIQHMQKAGDGSGIHSVYVQDESFLNNIYGEKAFVNSFHHQAIKDLADDLEPIAWSKDRLIEGVYHTKRRHVFGVQWHPEILQDEESQKLFRYFIERI from the coding sequence TTGGCAAGTGATGTGAAACCCATTATCGGAATGGTCACCTGCTTTCAAGGTGTTTTTAAAACAGGGGATGCCAATTTTCTTCGCCAAACCTACACGACGAAGATCGGCCAAGCCGGGGGCATCCCCTTTCTCCTTCCGGCCCGACCCATGAACAAGGAAGACATCACGCCTATCTTGTCCCGGCTGGATGGCCTTTTGCTTACCGGCGGGGTGGACATCCACCCGAAACTCTACGGGGAGGAGCCCAAACGGAATCTGAACTATGTGGATGTGGTCCGGGATGAGTTTGAAGCGGCCCTTCTGGAACGGGCTTTGGAGTTGGACATGCCTGTGTTCGGGATCTGCCGGGGAATGCAGTTGCTCAACGTGGTCATGGGCGGTACCCTATACCAGCATCTGGACGAAGAGGTGGAAGAGCACATCCAACACATGCAAAAGGCCGGAGACGGCAGCGGCATCCACTCCGTATACGTTCAAGACGAGTCTTTTTTGAACAATATCTATGGGGAAAAGGCCTTTGTCAATTCCTTTCACCATCAAGCCATCAAGGACCTTGCAGATGACCTGGAACCCATTGCCTGGTCCAAGGACCGGTTGATCGAAGGAGTGTATCATACAAAGAGGAGACATGTTTTCGGGGTCCAGTGGCATCCGGAGATCCTGCAGGACGAGGAAAGCCAAAAACTGTTCCGATATTTCATTGAAAGAATATAG
- a CDS encoding Tex family protein: MKISITSRLAKEFNIKESQVETTVDLIDQGNTIPFIARYRKEATGNLDDVTLRDLHDRLGYLRNLEKRKEEVLRLIDEQGKLTEDLSKKITNAMVLQEVEDLYLPYRQKRKTRASVAREKGLEPLAAFLVVAENNGVVEKQAENFVNLELGVETAADAIQGAMDILAEDLSDDAGHRKRIREAYFSKGVIQVSKTKTKEEEAESFRMYFEFAESVSKIANHRVLAINRGEKKKFLQVKIEVPEEMLASDIAKRTGPKDRALCGYAMDAINDALKRLIFPSMEREVRNALTEVADKSAIKVFAVNLNKYLMQPPVKGKRVMGFDPAFRTGCKIALMDSFGELLAYDTIYPTQPQNKVKEAKERLVSLIEKYKMDIIAIGNGTASRESEVIVAEMIREYGLKTEYIVVNEAGASVYSASVIGNEEFPQLNVSIRGAVSIGRRLQDPLAELVKIDPKHIGVGQYQHDVDQKELAKALDGVIEDAVNAVGVDLNTASAYLLARISGLNKTTAGNIVQYRRENGPFTNRKQLMKVPKIGAKAFEQCAGFLRISGGDDPFDNTALHPESYESATALLASMGLSRKDLEKNHQATVEALEKVDVPQKAKELEIGVLTLTDIVKELQKPGRDPRDQFQKPVFKSEVMDITHLEPGMVLSGTVRNVIDFGVFVDIGVHQDGLVHISQLSDKYVKNPMDVVSVGDIVSVRVLDVDLKRNRISLTMKKQG, from the coding sequence ATGAAAATCAGCATCACGAGCCGGTTGGCAAAAGAATTCAACATCAAGGAAAGCCAGGTGGAAACCACCGTCGACCTGATCGATCAAGGCAATACCATTCCATTTATTGCAAGATACCGAAAAGAAGCAACGGGCAATCTGGACGATGTGACCCTTCGGGATCTTCATGACCGCTTAGGGTATCTGCGAAACCTGGAGAAGAGAAAAGAAGAGGTATTGCGCCTCATTGACGAGCAGGGAAAACTGACAGAAGACCTGAGCAAAAAAATAACCAATGCCATGGTCCTCCAGGAAGTGGAGGATCTCTACCTGCCATACCGCCAAAAGCGGAAAACCAGGGCTTCCGTAGCCAGGGAGAAGGGGTTGGAACCTTTGGCAGCGTTTTTGGTGGTGGCAGAGAACAACGGAGTCGTGGAGAAACAGGCGGAAAACTTTGTGAACTTGGAATTGGGCGTGGAAACAGCAGCCGATGCCATCCAGGGCGCCATGGACATACTTGCGGAAGACCTCAGCGACGACGCAGGACATCGGAAGCGGATCCGGGAAGCCTATTTTTCCAAAGGGGTGATCCAGGTTTCCAAAACCAAGACAAAAGAGGAAGAGGCGGAATCTTTCCGCATGTACTTCGAGTTTGCGGAATCTGTCTCCAAGATCGCCAATCATCGAGTACTGGCCATCAATCGGGGAGAAAAGAAAAAGTTCCTCCAGGTCAAGATCGAGGTGCCAGAAGAGATGCTGGCCTCAGACATTGCCAAAAGGACCGGTCCCAAAGATAGAGCTTTGTGTGGATATGCCATGGACGCCATCAATGACGCACTCAAGCGATTGATCTTTCCTTCCATGGAACGGGAAGTTCGAAATGCCTTGACGGAAGTGGCGGACAAATCGGCCATCAAGGTATTTGCCGTCAACTTGAACAAGTATCTGATGCAGCCTCCCGTCAAGGGGAAAAGGGTCATGGGTTTCGACCCGGCCTTTCGAACCGGCTGCAAGATCGCATTGATGGATTCTTTTGGGGAGTTGCTGGCTTACGACACCATCTATCCCACCCAACCCCAAAACAAGGTAAAAGAAGCAAAAGAACGGCTGGTTTCCCTCATCGAAAAATACAAGATGGACATCATCGCCATCGGAAATGGAACGGCGAGTCGGGAATCGGAAGTGATCGTGGCGGAGATGATCCGGGAATACGGTCTGAAAACCGAGTATATCGTAGTCAATGAAGCGGGCGCTTCCGTGTATTCCGCTTCCGTCATTGGAAACGAAGAATTTCCACAGCTCAACGTTTCCATACGGGGCGCGGTATCCATTGGTCGCAGATTGCAGGATCCGTTGGCGGAACTGGTCAAGATCGATCCCAAGCACATCGGTGTAGGCCAGTATCAGCATGATGTGGACCAGAAGGAGCTGGCCAAGGCCCTGGACGGGGTCATTGAAGATGCGGTGAACGCCGTCGGGGTGGATCTCAATACGGCCTCCGCATACTTGCTTGCCCGCATATCAGGACTCAACAAGACCACCGCGGGAAACATCGTGCAATATCGTCGGGAGAACGGTCCCTTCACCAATCGGAAGCAGTTGATGAAGGTTCCCAAGATCGGTGCAAAAGCCTTCGAACAATGTGCAGGCTTTCTTCGGATCTCCGGAGGGGACGATCCCTTTGACAATACGGCCCTCCATCCGGAAAGCTACGAAAGTGCAACCGCCCTTTTGGCTTCCATGGGTCTGTCCAGGAAAGACCTGGAGAAAAACCATCAGGCGACAGTGGAGGCTTTGGAGAAGGTGGACGTCCCCCAAAAGGCAAAAGAATTGGAGATCGGAGTATTGACGTTGACGGATATCGTCAAGGAACTTCAAAAGCCGGGACGGGATCCCAGGGACCAGTTTCAAAAACCGGTCTTCAAATCGGAAGTCATGGACATCACCCATCTGGAACCGGGAATGGTCCTTAGCGGGACGGTTCGAAATGTCATTGATTTTGGCGTATTCGTGGATATCGGCGTCCATCAGGATGGTCTGGTCCATATCTCCCAACTCAGCGACAAATACGTAAAAAACCCCATGGACGTGGTTTCCGTTGGAGATATCGTGTCTGTTCGCGTGTTGGATGTGGACTTGAAGCGAAACCGGATTTCTCTGACCATGAAAAAACAGGGTTGA
- a CDS encoding ECF transporter S component — MKNNKAKFLSRVGVLTAIAFVLMYLQFPIAMLFPAFLQFDFSEVPALLGTFSLGPLAGVVIVFLKNVLVYLIRGSFTGGVGELSNFIISAAWMIPVGLIYKKSKTKKNAIKGMVVGGLAMIVVAALSNYFVIIPLYAKIMPIEAIIGMGAAINPAISNVEMLILLGVTPFNIFKVTIVSLVTALVYKKVSPVLHR, encoded by the coding sequence ATGAAAAACAACAAAGCAAAATTTTTATCCAGAGTCGGTGTGCTCACCGCCATCGCATTTGTGCTCATGTACCTGCAATTCCCCATCGCCATGCTGTTTCCCGCATTTCTGCAGTTTGACTTCAGCGAAGTTCCGGCGCTTTTGGGTACTTTTTCCCTGGGGCCTCTGGCAGGCGTCGTCATCGTTTTTTTGAAGAACGTGCTGGTATATTTGATCCGGGGATCCTTTACCGGAGGAGTTGGTGAACTGTCGAATTTCATCATCAGCGCGGCCTGGATGATCCCCGTCGGTCTCATTTACAAAAAATCAAAAACAAAAAAGAACGCCATCAAGGGTATGGTAGTGGGAGGTCTGGCCATGATCGTGGTCGCAGCCCTGTCCAACTACTTCGTCATCATTCCCCTGTACGCAAAGATCATGCCCATCGAAGCCATCATCGGCATGGGAGCCGCCATCAATCCGGCCATCTCCAATGTGGAAATGCTGATCCTACTGGGCGTGACACCTTTCAACATATTCAAAGTCACCATCGTGTCCCTGGTAACAGCGTTGGTCTACAAGAAAGTGTCGCCGGTTTTGCATCGTTGA